Proteins encoded in a region of the Solirubrobacterales bacterium genome:
- a CDS encoding plastocyanin/azurin family copper-binding protein has protein sequence MEETLFYVFGIALVLSAVALSAMGLRSERFPASRVLLLGLVAYFAGLVGATATFAVLNAREEQRDRDAEHAEAAEAPPAAAEQAPPTSGGTTTSTTTEAPKGGGQTVQVSSPADGGLEYDPSKLTAKAGSVTIDYDNPSPVDHSVAIEAGSKTLAESDIAADTTLTASADLKPGKYVFYCTVPGHREAGMEGTLTVK, from the coding sequence ATGGAGGAGACCCTCTTCTACGTCTTCGGAATCGCGCTGGTGCTCTCGGCGGTTGCCCTTTCGGCGATGGGGCTTCGCTCGGAGCGCTTTCCAGCCAGCCGGGTCCTTCTTTTGGGCCTCGTCGCCTACTTTGCGGGGCTCGTGGGCGCAACGGCCACGTTCGCGGTGCTCAACGCCCGCGAGGAGCAGCGCGATAGAGACGCTGAGCACGCCGAGGCCGCCGAAGCGCCACCTGCCGCCGCGGAGCAGGCCCCCCCGACGAGTGGCGGCACAACGACCAGCACTACCACCGAGGCTCCGAAGGGGGGCGGACAGACCGTCCAGGTAAGCTCCCCGGCCGACGGCGGCCTCGAGTACGACCCAAGCAAGCTGACGGCTAAGGCCGGATCCGTGACGATCGACTACGACAACCCGTCGCCGGTCGACCACAGCGTTGCGATCGAGGCGGGCTCCAAGACGCTCGCCGAGAGCGACATCGCCGCCGACACCACCCTGACCGCCTCCGCCGACCTCAAGCCAGGCAAGTACGTCTTCTACTGCACCGTGCCCGGTCACCGAGAGGCGGGCATGGAGGGCACCCTCACGGTCAAGTAG
- the hflX gene encoding GTPase HflX: MQRTRQGRTARTQYGAGGAGVENPRARQRAMAIGVLGATPRDGDDPLAELKELLRTAGVATAGEQVQVRARPDPDRYLGRGKLAEVKAQIARSDANLVACDDELVPRQERNLEAALGVPVIDRTAVILDIFADHAHSAEGKLQVELAQLEYNLARMRGLWTHLERLGGGIGTRGPGETQIETDRRLARDRIATLRRRLERLRGNREVMRARRHESALPTVALAGYTNAGKSTLLNALTGAGVGVGERLFHTLDPTTRAYRHEGRRYLVTDTVGFIRKLPHELVEAFKATLEETVLADLIVHVVDASEPEERRRESIAAVDSVLQEIGAQDAPRLVAFNKVDLLDGAEARELTIGEPQAVAISAMTGEGLDELGGRIGEAFSETLRLVELLLPYSEGGALAELHELAGDLEREDRAEGVLVRARIPASLAHRFADFARNGLGPD, from the coding sequence GTGCAGAGAACCCGGCAAGGCCGCACCGCACGGACCCAGTACGGGGCCGGTGGGGCCGGGGTGGAGAATCCTCGGGCACGCCAGCGCGCGATGGCGATTGGGGTCTTGGGCGCCACGCCCCGCGACGGCGACGATCCGCTGGCCGAGTTGAAGGAGCTCCTGCGGACTGCCGGGGTCGCGACCGCTGGGGAGCAGGTCCAGGTCCGCGCGCGGCCGGATCCGGACCGCTACCTCGGACGGGGCAAGCTGGCCGAGGTGAAGGCCCAGATCGCCCGCAGCGATGCGAACCTCGTCGCCTGCGATGACGAGCTGGTGCCTCGCCAGGAGCGGAACCTCGAAGCGGCGCTCGGCGTGCCCGTCATCGATCGGACCGCCGTCATCCTCGACATATTCGCCGACCACGCCCACAGCGCGGAAGGGAAGCTCCAGGTCGAGCTTGCCCAGCTGGAGTACAACCTGGCGCGCATGCGGGGCCTGTGGACCCACCTCGAGCGGCTCGGTGGCGGGATCGGGACCCGCGGACCGGGGGAGACCCAGATCGAGACGGACCGCCGCCTGGCCCGCGACCGGATTGCGACGCTGCGACGCCGCCTCGAGCGCCTGAGAGGAAACCGCGAGGTGATGCGGGCCCGGCGCCACGAGTCAGCGCTCCCCACCGTCGCCCTGGCCGGCTACACGAACGCCGGCAAGTCGACGCTTCTGAACGCGCTCACAGGTGCCGGAGTGGGGGTGGGGGAGCGGCTGTTCCACACCCTCGATCCGACCACCCGCGCCTATCGCCACGAGGGTCGCCGATACCTGGTGACCGACACGGTCGGCTTCATCCGCAAGCTCCCACACGAGCTGGTCGAGGCCTTCAAGGCAACGCTCGAGGAAACGGTGCTTGCGGATCTCATCGTTCACGTGGTCGACGCGTCGGAGCCGGAGGAGCGGCGCCGCGAGTCGATCGCGGCTGTCGACTCGGTGCTTCAGGAGATTGGGGCTCAGGACGCGCCACGGCTGGTCGCCTTCAACAAGGTCGACCTCCTGGACGGCGCCGAGGCACGCGAGCTGACGATCGGCGAGCCCCAGGCTGTGGCGATCTCCGCGATGACCGGAGAGGGGCTCGACGAGCTGGGGGGCCGGATCGGGGAGGCCTTCTCCGAGACGCTCCGGCTCGTGGAGCTGCTGCTTCCCTACTCCGAGGGCGGGGCGCTGGCGGAGCTGCACGAGCTCGCCGGAGACCTCGAGCGTGAGGACCGCGCGGAGGGGGTGCTGGTCAGAGCCCGCATCCCCGCCTCGCTGGCCCACCGTTTCGCGGACTTTGCGCGAAACGGGCTCGGCCCGGACTGA
- a CDS encoding NAD-dependent epimerase/dehydratase family protein, translated as MRVFLTGGTGFIGGHVVRKLRARGDEVRALVRNPDKGRSLAELGCELVSGSLESRDAIASGMEGCEAAIHGAAIYEVGIPRSEHRAMYEANVLGTENVLRAALDAKLPKVVYVSTVAAFGNTQGEVVDESYQHPGAGFTSYYEETKVEAHRLAQRLIAEEGLPCVIVQPGGVYGPDDHSAVGRQMNQFLAGRMPLLAFPEVGFNMVHVDDVADGILLALDTGKAGEAYVLGGQITTMRELISTLARVSGKKAPSRSLPTPLMKAMTPFGPIVGKVMGQGPNLRELISSADNVTFWAKHDKAMAELGYSPRGLEQGLRDTLEAEGKLPAAA; from the coding sequence ATGAGGGTCTTCCTCACCGGAGGCACCGGTTTCATCGGCGGTCATGTGGTCCGCAAACTGCGCGCACGGGGCGACGAGGTGCGCGCGCTGGTCCGCAACCCCGACAAGGGCAGGTCGCTCGCCGAGCTCGGCTGCGAGCTCGTGTCCGGCTCCTTGGAGAGCAGGGACGCGATCGCCTCCGGCATGGAGGGTTGCGAGGCGGCGATCCACGGTGCGGCCATCTACGAGGTCGGGATCCCCAGGTCGGAGCACCGGGCGATGTACGAGGCGAACGTGCTCGGCACCGAAAACGTGCTGCGTGCGGCGCTGGACGCGAAGCTCCCGAAGGTCGTCTACGTCTCCACTGTGGCGGCCTTTGGCAACACCCAAGGCGAGGTCGTCGACGAGAGTTACCAGCATCCAGGGGCGGGCTTCACCTCCTACTACGAGGAGACGAAGGTGGAGGCGCACCGGCTGGCCCAGCGCCTGATTGCGGAGGAGGGGCTTCCCTGCGTGATCGTCCAGCCCGGAGGCGTCTACGGCCCCGACGACCACTCTGCGGTCGGCCGCCAGATGAACCAGTTCCTTGCCGGGCGAATGCCACTGCTCGCTTTCCCGGAGGTCGGCTTCAACATGGTCCACGTCGACGACGTCGCGGACGGCATCCTGCTGGCCCTCGACACCGGCAAGGCGGGTGAGGCCTACGTGCTGGGCGGCCAGATCACGACGATGCGGGAGCTGATCTCCACGCTTGCCAGGGTGTCCGGAAAGAAGGCGCCCAGCCGCAGCCTGCCCACTCCGTTGATGAAGGCGATGACCCCGTTCGGGCCGATCGTCGGCAAGGTCATGGGCCAGGGGCCGAACCTGCGCGAGCTGATCAGTTCGGCCGACAACGTCACCTTCTGGGCCAAGCACGACAAGGCCATGGCCGAGCTCGGCTATTCGCCCCGAGGCCTCGAGCAGGGCCTGCGCGACACGCTCGAAGCCGAGGGCAAGCTGCCCGCCGCAGCGTAG
- a CDS encoding RtcB family protein: protein MTELRQLDETLWEIPASDRPDMRVPARVFADPELLDAIRTDRSLEQLQNVATLPGVIGAALAMPDIHQGYGFPVGGLAATEPPDGVVSPGGVGYDINCGVRLLATAITADELGDRKETLVHEIARLVPAGAGREAAVKLNGTELDRVLRGGPAALLELRGIGTDDDVEHTESGGRLDGADPDTVSPRARQRGSGQLGTVGSGNHFVELQRVARVLDEPCAQSYGLEPDAVTVLIHSGSRGLGHQVCTDYVKRMDANVARHGIELPDRQLACAPLSAPESQDYLGAMAAAANFAWANRAAIAHSVRKAIRTVLGTEAAASTGQVYDVAHNVAKLEPYGGRELCVHRKGATRAFPPGHDEIPPDYREAGQPVFIPGSMGTSSFVLAGRQGSMQRSFGSTCHGAGRRMSRTGARKRVQGAELRRQLEADGITVRCSSNRGLAEEAPFAYKDVESVVEIVERAGLARRVAQLRPIGVVKG, encoded by the coding sequence ATGACGGAGCTTCGACAGCTGGACGAGACGCTCTGGGAGATCCCGGCGAGCGACAGGCCGGACATGCGCGTTCCCGCGCGTGTGTTCGCCGACCCGGAGTTGCTCGACGCGATCCGCACGGATCGCTCGCTGGAGCAGCTCCAGAATGTGGCCACGCTACCCGGCGTGATCGGGGCGGCCCTCGCGATGCCGGACATCCACCAGGGCTACGGATTCCCGGTCGGAGGGCTGGCGGCGACCGAGCCACCCGATGGCGTCGTCTCCCCAGGTGGGGTTGGCTACGACATCAACTGCGGTGTGCGCCTGCTGGCGACCGCGATCACAGCCGACGAGCTGGGCGACCGCAAGGAGACGCTCGTTCACGAGATCGCCCGCCTGGTGCCGGCAGGCGCGGGGCGCGAGGCCGCCGTGAAGCTGAACGGAACCGAGCTCGACCGGGTCCTGCGAGGTGGGCCGGCGGCACTGCTGGAGCTGCGCGGTATCGGCACCGACGACGACGTCGAGCACACCGAGTCCGGGGGGCGGCTCGATGGCGCTGACCCGGACACGGTCTCTCCGAGGGCGCGGCAGCGCGGCTCCGGCCAGCTCGGCACGGTCGGCTCCGGCAACCATTTCGTCGAGCTGCAGCGCGTGGCGCGCGTGCTGGACGAGCCGTGCGCACAGTCCTACGGCCTCGAGCCCGATGCCGTGACCGTCCTCATTCACTCGGGGTCGCGCGGCCTCGGGCACCAGGTGTGCACCGATTACGTCAAGCGCATGGACGCCAACGTGGCCCGGCACGGGATCGAGCTCCCCGATCGGCAGCTGGCGTGCGCGCCGCTCTCGGCGCCCGAGTCACAGGACTATCTCGGGGCGATGGCTGCTGCAGCCAACTTCGCCTGGGCGAACCGGGCTGCGATCGCGCACTCCGTCCGCAAGGCGATTCGCACCGTGCTCGGCACCGAAGCTGCCGCCTCCACCGGGCAGGTCTACGACGTGGCGCACAACGTCGCCAAGTTGGAGCCCTACGGCGGCAGGGAGCTCTGCGTGCATCGAAAGGGAGCCACCCGGGCCTTTCCGCCGGGCCACGACGAGATCCCGCCCGACTATCGAGAGGCCGGGCAGCCCGTCTTCATTCCCGGTTCCATGGGCACGTCGAGCTTCGTGCTGGCGGGTCGCCAGGGGTCCATGCAGCGTTCGTTCGGCAGCACCTGCCACGGAGCGGGCCGCCGGATGAGTCGCACGGGCGCGCGCAAGAGAGTCCAGGGCGCCGAGCTTCGCCGGCAGCTCGAGGCGGACGGGATCACGGTTCGCTGCTCCTCGAACCGCGGCCTCGCCGAGGAGGCCCCGTTCGCCTACAAGGACGTCGAGTCGGTTGTGGAGATCGTCGAGCGTGCCGGGCTCGCGCGCCGGGTGGCCCAGCTCCGCCCCATCGGCGTCGTCAAAGGCTGA
- a CDS encoding LL-diaminopimelate aminotransferase, with product MATPETSKPALVAPSRRLEAVPAYMFAELERRVAEKRQAGVDVISLGIGDPDRPTFPHVVEAMQTAVADPANHRYPTNRGREEYRNACAEFYAERFGVEIDPESEAMPAIGAKECIYNLCFAFLDPGDLALAADPGYPVYTAGPALAGAEAVLMPLRPELGFVPDLGAIPEESLTRARLLFLNYPNNPTGAVVPEGFFERVVELAHQHEVLVVHDNSYSETTYDGYVAPSFLATPGAKEVGLEVFSLSKGFNMTGWRCAAVLGNADAIAAYWHLKTNVDSGLFDAVQLAGAAALTGPRGPIEETNAVYARRRDLVVGALREVGIAIEPPKGTIYVWAPVPAGHTSVSFAEHVLDEAAVVVSPGSMYGPSGEGFFRISLTTPDERIVEAMARIREHLV from the coding sequence ATGGCCACCCCCGAGACGTCCAAGCCCGCCCTGGTCGCACCCTCTCGGCGCCTGGAGGCAGTGCCCGCCTACATGTTCGCCGAGCTCGAGCGGCGCGTCGCGGAGAAACGCCAGGCGGGCGTCGACGTGATCAGCCTTGGGATCGGCGACCCGGATCGTCCCACGTTCCCGCATGTGGTCGAGGCGATGCAGACGGCTGTCGCGGATCCGGCCAACCACCGGTACCCAACCAATCGCGGCCGCGAGGAGTACCGGAACGCCTGCGCCGAGTTCTATGCCGAGCGCTTCGGGGTCGAGATCGATCCGGAGTCCGAGGCGATGCCCGCAATTGGGGCCAAGGAGTGCATCTACAACCTCTGCTTCGCCTTCCTCGACCCCGGGGACCTGGCGCTCGCCGCTGATCCGGGCTATCCCGTCTACACGGCTGGACCTGCCCTGGCCGGCGCGGAGGCGGTGCTGATGCCGCTGCGCCCGGAGCTCGGCTTCGTGCCCGACCTCGGCGCCATTCCCGAGGAGTCGCTGACGCGGGCACGGCTCTTGTTCCTCAACTACCCCAACAATCCCACCGGGGCGGTGGTTCCCGAGGGGTTCTTCGAACGCGTCGTGGAGCTTGCCCACCAACACGAGGTCCTGGTGGTTCACGATAACTCCTACTCGGAGACCACCTATGACGGCTACGTGGCGCCGAGCTTCCTGGCGACGCCCGGGGCCAAGGAGGTGGGGCTGGAGGTCTTCTCTTTGTCCAAGGGGTTCAACATGACCGGCTGGCGCTGCGCCGCCGTGCTCGGAAACGCCGACGCCATCGCCGCCTACTGGCACCTGAAGACGAACGTCGACTCGGGCCTGTTCGACGCGGTGCAGCTGGCGGGGGCGGCGGCGCTCACCGGTCCCCGTGGGCCGATCGAAGAGACGAACGCGGTCTACGCGCGTCGCCGCGACCTGGTCGTGGGGGCGCTACGGGAGGTCGGCATTGCGATCGAGCCGCCCAAGGGGACGATCTACGTCTGGGCGCCGGTCCCCGCGGGGCACACCTCCGTTTCGTTCGCTGAACATGTCCTGGACGAGGCCGCGGTGGTCGTCTCGCCCGGATCGATGTACGGGCCCAGCGGGGAGGGGTTCTTTCGCATCTCGCTGACCACCCCCGACGAGCGGATCGTGGAGGCGATGGCCCGAATCCGCGAGCACCTCGTTTAA
- the dapF gene encoding diaminopimelate epimerase codes for MRFEKWQALGNDYVIVEAGGLPWELTAERVRRLCAPHFGIGSDGILLLSPAQDPRQVAELRIFNPDGSEAELSGNGARQAALYLRRAGWTDTDEFSILTKAGEIRPAITASDTATLAIGRASVSSADFPSGGADGRGVVAVGGRRWAFQHVSIGNPQCVIEAGEEVEELDLSAVGPEIERNELFPNRTNVSFVRFADSAVRARIFERGVGETLSSGTGASGAAVAAVLRGASSPIVVTLDGGELQVDVDENLEVRLTGTAEPVFQGELSPELVRALETV; via the coding sequence ATGCGGTTCGAGAAGTGGCAGGCGCTCGGCAATGACTACGTGATCGTCGAGGCCGGCGGCCTGCCGTGGGAGCTCACTGCCGAGCGGGTGCGGCGCCTGTGCGCCCCGCACTTCGGGATCGGATCCGACGGGATCCTGTTGCTCTCGCCGGCTCAGGACCCGCGCCAGGTAGCCGAGCTGCGGATCTTCAACCCGGACGGCTCGGAGGCCGAGCTCTCCGGCAACGGGGCGCGGCAGGCGGCGCTCTACCTACGGCGTGCCGGCTGGACGGACACCGACGAGTTCTCGATCCTCACCAAGGCGGGCGAGATTCGCCCTGCCATCACCGCGTCGGACACGGCAACCCTGGCAATCGGCAGGGCGTCGGTGAGCTCCGCCGACTTTCCCTCCGGCGGCGCCGACGGCCGCGGCGTGGTTGCGGTAGGCGGGCGCCGGTGGGCCTTCCAACATGTGTCGATCGGCAATCCGCAGTGCGTCATCGAGGCGGGCGAGGAGGTTGAGGAGCTGGACCTGAGCGCGGTCGGCCCCGAGATCGAGCGGAACGAGCTGTTTCCGAACCGCACCAACGTCTCCTTCGTGAGGTTCGCGGATTCCGCCGTCAGGGCGCGCATCTTCGAGCGAGGAGTGGGGGAGACGCTGTCCTCGGGGACCGGCGCCAGCGGTGCGGCGGTGGCGGCGGTGCTGCGTGGTGCGAGCAGCCCGATAGTGGTGACGCTGGACGGAGGAGAGCTTCAGGTCGATGTGGACGAGAACCTCGAGGTGAGGCTGACGGGGACCGCGGAGCCGGTGTTCCAGGGCGAGCTGTCGCCCGAGCTCGTGCGCGCGCTGGAGACCGTCTAG
- a CDS encoding archease, with amino-acid sequence MYRWVEHTGELELELEARSERGLFQEALAALGGLLSERAGDEGADASSVLHQVSASAPDRATLLAEWLSELAYLAESAGFVPDRVERLEVSGNALDATVVGHRASLPHLVKAVTYHRLGMWDEDETWRARVILDV; translated from the coding sequence ATGTATCGCTGGGTGGAGCACACCGGCGAGCTGGAGCTGGAGCTCGAGGCAAGGAGCGAGCGGGGCCTCTTCCAGGAGGCGCTGGCGGCGCTCGGCGGGCTGCTTTCCGAGCGAGCCGGCGACGAGGGCGCGGATGCCAGTTCCGTTCTCCACCAGGTGAGCGCCAGCGCGCCGGACCGCGCCACCCTGCTCGCCGAGTGGCTGAGCGAGCTCGCCTACCTGGCTGAAAGCGCGGGCTTCGTTCCTGACCGCGTCGAGCGCCTCGAAGTCAGCGGGAACGCTCTGGACGCGACTGTGGTCGGTCACCGAGCATCCCTCCCGCACCTGGTGAAGGCCGTGACCTACCATCGGCTGGGAATGTGGGACGAAGACGAGACTTGGCGCGCGCGGGTCATCCTTGACGTCTAG
- the miaA gene encoding tRNA (adenosine(37)-N6)-dimethylallyltransferase MiaA translates to MAHQPLDQAIEGYELKVLAIFGPTGIGKTAVAVAVAELLRGREEDPVAVSCDAIQVYRGLETLAGTATPGERSHLEHRLVSFVDVRGEFSAGQFASLAHTEIDQLLAEGRRPIVVGGTGLYLRAALADLDLRPPVPPELRVEVEAAIAAQGPEALHGELDPDVAATVHPRDRKRIARALELQRAGVDPPQGSEQLWTARLRRPTFLVGLTIDREELGRRIDARVEEMIAAGAAGEARRAAEAGASRTARAALGFDELLAGDAEGVKRAHRAYARRQLTWMRKMPGVELVHCTGRDDRSVAAEVVAALDG, encoded by the coding sequence CTGGCGCATCAACCGCTTGACCAAGCCATCGAGGGATACGAACTAAAGGTTCTGGCGATATTCGGCCCGACCGGGATCGGGAAGACGGCGGTTGCGGTTGCCGTCGCCGAGCTGTTGCGCGGACGCGAGGAGGACCCCGTCGCCGTCTCCTGCGACGCGATCCAGGTGTATCGGGGACTCGAGACGCTCGCCGGCACAGCCACACCTGGCGAGCGGTCGCATCTGGAGCACCGCCTCGTCAGCTTCGTGGACGTCAGGGGTGAGTTCAGCGCCGGGCAGTTCGCGAGCCTGGCGCACACGGAGATCGATCAGCTGCTGGCGGAGGGGCGACGGCCAATCGTGGTCGGGGGCACCGGGCTCTACCTGCGCGCCGCTCTCGCGGACCTCGACCTTCGACCGCCGGTCCCGCCCGAGCTGCGGGTAGAGGTCGAGGCCGCAATCGCCGCCCAGGGTCCCGAGGCGCTCCATGGCGAGCTCGACCCGGACGTCGCGGCGACGGTTCATCCCAGGGACCGAAAGCGGATCGCCCGGGCCCTCGAGCTCCAGCGCGCCGGGGTCGATCCGCCACAAGGAAGCGAACAGCTCTGGACGGCGAGGCTCCGCCGCCCCACGTTCCTGGTCGGCCTCACCATCGACCGCGAGGAGCTGGGGCGCCGGATCGACGCGAGGGTGGAGGAGATGATCGCCGCTGGTGCCGCGGGGGAGGCGCGGCGGGCTGCCGAAGCCGGCGCCTCTCGCACCGCCCGCGCGGCGCTCGGCTTCGACGAGCTCTTGGCCGGCGATGCGGAGGGGGTCAAGCGAGCGCATCGCGCCTACGCGCGCCGCCAGCTCACCTGGATGCGCAAGATGCCCGGCGTCGAGCTGGTTCACTGCACCGGCCGCGACGACCGCAGCGTCGCGGCGGAGGTCGTCGCGGCCCTCGACGGCTGA
- the miaB gene encoding tRNA (N6-isopentenyl adenosine(37)-C2)-methylthiotransferase MiaB has protein sequence MPMRYHVTTFGCQMNEHDSERMKGMLESLGYQEAAERASADLILFNTCSIRESADNRFVAHLGEAKRLKSEDPDRVVGVGGCWAQSVKEEVFERFPFVDVAFGPGQIHRLAEFLTQDSLTAQGYFEFEDFSGHLPAKRAREFQAWVQISVGCNCVCAYCIVPQTRGREVSRRPGALLAEIETLAADGVREVTLLGQNVNSYGRDLPKHERMTFAELLSRVDAVDGIDRIRYTSPHPKDIRADVIRAHADLPALCEHIHLPLQSGSSRILKAMRRTYDRKRYLDRVAQIREQIPDCALTTDIIVGFPGETAEDFAETLEVADAVGYDGAFTFIFSPRRGTEAATMTNQVPHPVKRERMERLVQLVQRRARERAQRFIGRTMVVLVEGPSRTDPSRLRGRTGHNKIVNFEGTAEPGELVEVEITDATSTTLSGHELLSARLS, from the coding sequence ATGCCAATGCGGTACCACGTCACCACGTTCGGCTGCCAGATGAATGAGCACGACTCCGAGCGGATGAAGGGGATGCTCGAATCGCTCGGCTATCAGGAGGCCGCTGAGCGAGCGTCGGCCGATCTGATCCTCTTCAACACCTGCTCCATCCGCGAATCGGCGGACAACCGCTTCGTCGCCCATCTGGGCGAGGCGAAGCGGCTGAAGTCCGAAGATCCCGACCGTGTGGTGGGGGTCGGCGGCTGCTGGGCCCAGTCGGTCAAGGAGGAGGTCTTCGAGCGCTTCCCGTTCGTGGACGTGGCGTTCGGCCCAGGGCAGATCCACCGGCTGGCCGAGTTCCTGACCCAGGACTCGCTCACCGCGCAGGGCTACTTCGAGTTCGAGGACTTTTCGGGCCACCTGCCGGCGAAGCGTGCGCGGGAGTTCCAGGCGTGGGTCCAGATCTCCGTGGGTTGCAACTGCGTCTGCGCCTACTGCATCGTCCCGCAGACGCGCGGGCGGGAGGTGAGCCGGCGGCCAGGGGCACTGCTCGCCGAGATCGAGACGCTCGCCGCCGACGGAGTCCGCGAGGTGACCCTGCTGGGCCAGAACGTGAACAGCTACGGGCGCGACCTGCCGAAGCACGAGCGGATGACGTTCGCCGAGCTCTTGTCGCGCGTCGATGCCGTTGACGGCATCGACCGGATCCGCTACACGAGTCCGCATCCCAAGGACATCCGCGCAGATGTGATCCGCGCCCACGCCGATTTGCCGGCGCTCTGCGAGCACATCCACCTGCCCCTCCAGTCGGGGTCCAGCCGGATCCTGAAGGCGATGCGGCGAACCTATGACCGGAAGCGCTATCTAGACCGCGTCGCTCAGATTCGCGAGCAGATCCCGGATTGCGCGCTGACCACGGACATCATCGTCGGCTTCCCCGGCGAGACGGCGGAAGACTTCGCCGAGACCCTGGAGGTCGCCGACGCGGTGGGATATGACGGGGCGTTCACGTTCATCTTCTCGCCGCGTCGTGGCACCGAGGCAGCGACGATGACGAACCAGGTCCCACACCCCGTGAAGCGAGAGCGCATGGAGCGCCTGGTGCAGCTGGTCCAGCGCCGCGCCCGCGAGCGCGCCCAGCGCTTCATCGGGCGAACCATGGTGGTGCTGGTCGAGGGGCCGAGCAGGACCGATCCGTCCCGGCTTCGGGGCCGGACGGGCCACAACAAGATCGTCAATTTCGAGGGCACCGCCGAGCCCGGGGAACTCGTCGAGGTCGAGATCACTGACGCGACGTCCACAACCCTGTCTGGGCACGAGCTGCTGAGCGCCAGACTCAGCTGA
- the rny gene encoding ribonuclease Y, translating into MEIRALLQPWRRGSSGSEAAGGVREGAVVPVSEELAARRGEIARMEEQALRERESLEVQRGDLERRTNALEDRERNLHHQSEELKRAKRVQRRELERISGLGASQAKQLLLADVEKEARHQAGVRLQEIEAETKREAERRARNILSVAMQRLAAKHAGDNTTRLVELPSDEMKGRVIGRDGRNIRTLEKLTGVDVIIDETPAAVVLSSFDGVRREIARITLERLIADGRINPALIEETYEHATREIDERIVEEGERAALEARVHGVDPELIRLLGRLKFRTSYGQNVLEHLVECSHLAGLIAAELGASAETARRAALLHDIGKAVTHEVEGPHAAVGANLARRHGEGDAVAHAMEAHHNEVEPRTVEAVIVQTADALSGARPGARGGSLEEYVERLRDLEGIASRYDGVERVYAMRAGREVRVIVDPGKIDDERAALISHEIAAAIEKEMEYPGQIRITVIRESRATSYAS; encoded by the coding sequence ATGGAGATACGCGCGCTGTTGCAGCCGTGGAGACGAGGCTCGAGCGGGAGCGAGGCCGCCGGGGGGGTGCGCGAGGGCGCCGTGGTCCCGGTGTCGGAGGAGCTCGCCGCGCGTCGGGGCGAAATCGCGCGGATGGAGGAGCAGGCTCTCCGCGAACGGGAGTCGCTGGAAGTGCAACGCGGCGACCTCGAGCGGCGCACGAACGCGCTCGAGGATCGTGAGCGCAACCTGCACCACCAGTCCGAGGAACTGAAGCGCGCCAAGCGAGTGCAGCGGCGCGAGCTCGAGCGCATCTCGGGTCTCGGAGCTTCCCAGGCCAAGCAGCTACTGCTCGCCGACGTGGAGAAGGAGGCTCGGCACCAGGCTGGGGTGAGGCTTCAGGAGATCGAGGCGGAGACCAAGCGCGAGGCCGAGCGCCGCGCTCGAAACATCCTCTCGGTGGCGATGCAGCGGCTGGCGGCCAAACACGCCGGGGACAACACGACCCGCCTCGTCGAGCTGCCCAGCGACGAGATGAAGGGCCGGGTCATCGGCCGCGACGGTCGCAACATCCGGACGCTGGAGAAGCTGACCGGCGTCGACGTGATCATCGACGAGACCCCGGCGGCTGTGGTCCTTTCGAGTTTCGACGGGGTTCGTCGCGAGATCGCGCGCATCACCCTGGAACGCCTGATCGCGGACGGACGTATCAATCCGGCCTTGATCGAGGAGACCTACGAGCACGCCACCCGCGAGATCGACGAGCGAATCGTGGAGGAGGGAGAGCGTGCGGCGCTCGAGGCTCGCGTGCATGGCGTCGACCCCGAGCTGATTCGGCTGCTCGGCCGGCTCAAGTTCCGGACCAGCTACGGGCAGAATGTGCTCGAGCACCTGGTGGAGTGCTCGCACCTGGCCGGGCTGATCGCCGCGGAGCTCGGCGCGTCGGCGGAGACCGCGCGTCGCGCCGCCCTGCTTCACGACATCGGCAAGGCGGTGACCCACGAGGTCGAAGGCCCGCATGCAGCGGTTGGCGCCAACCTGGCCCGTCGCCACGGCGAGGGCGATGCGGTCGCCCACGCGATGGAGGCACATCACAACGAGGTCGAGCCCCGCACCGTCGAAGCGGTGATCGTGCAGACGGCGGACGCGCTCTCCGGGGCTCGTCCCGGGGCTCGCGGCGGCTCGCTGGAGGAGTATGTCGAGCGCCTTCGGGACCTCGAGGGGATCGCGTCACGCTACGACGGCGTCGAGCGGGTCTACGCAATGCGAGCGGGGCGCGAGGTTCGGGTGATCGTGGATCCCGGCAAGATCGACGACGAGCGGGCCGCGTTGATCTCCCACGAGATCGCAGCAGCAATCGAGAAGGAGATGGAGTATCCGGGGCAGATCAGGATCACCGTGATCCGAGAGAGCCGGGCCACCTCCTATGCGAGCTGA